Within the Lasioglossum baleicum unplaced genomic scaffold, iyLasBale1 scaffold1720, whole genome shotgun sequence genome, the region tgaagaagaaaatgCGCAGAAATGTAAAAGGTAGATGGAtataagaaaatgtaaaaatatacgGGAAAAAGAGAGTATATAAACGTGGAATATAAAATCATAGCATATGTAAAAAGCGCAAAGAAGATATAGTGAGCGTAAAGCGAAGACAAATTCTTAGTAAAACTGAATTAATTCAtcaaagatttcaaagaatccCTAATAAATTGCCCCATTATATCTATACTAATCGTCACTTTAACTTACTTAAAGGTGTGGCTAGAAGTGCATCTCACGTAGTATTCTCCACGGATTACAACAATTATGCAGGGATATTTACGTGCCAGAAGCTGACGTTTGCACATCGTCAGAGTGCAACAATCCTCTCTAGGCATCGAACGTTAGACAAGAGCTACGTGGATCTCCTACGTCAGAAATTGACCGACTTCGGCGTCGATCCCTTTGATTTGAGTATTATATCCCAAAGTGGATGCCCTCGAGGTAACAACACCCTGGATATCACCGTGGATCCAAATACCTTCTCTACTGAGAATATCGGGAACGTGGTTTCCAAAGCTGCAGAAAAAATCGGCGACGCTGTCCAATGGGTAGCCAATACGGGAAGTAAGGTGTACCATAAGATAGCCGGaagcgaagaggaaaactcaAGTAAACCGGAAGAGAATACCAGAGCCGCAATTACAGATTACGACACGAACGAAGTCGTATGGATCCCTTAGATCAAAAATTTTACAAGTCCACTCGAAATACCTTGATCTCGATAAGGATGAATATCTTTTCGTTTTATCGATATCTATCTGTTCATCAATAGAACGAATATTCCTATATTTCTCCCCTGACTTCGACGAAACTTTATGAAATTATCAGTCATGATATTTACACACTGCGATAAATTAGAGATATAATGTGAAATGAGAACGAAAGACTATGTaaggaataaaatatttttattttttttgatGTGACTATCATAAATAAAATGAGCTGTTTCGAAACGCGAACGAAGTACTTTTTTGCTCCAGAAAAACTGCCCTAGTTACTTTCGGAGAAACCTCAAGTTGCTTGAAAAAGGGAGTTCATTTTTGAAGAAAACAAATTGTAAggtcgttaaattcgaacgtttcgaGTAGTTTTAAAAAAAGGCGTGAAAGCCTGGGATTATTTTCCAAAGCTTATAAGTTTCCAGTCGttcttaacactagatttacgggactcgtcaatttgacgggtgagttgctccaattatacaatattaatagatttaattaacttatattaagtttgttaatatcgtaattgtttttaaattaaactcatggtcttattttttaagaaaatacgtagtttccTTTACCCGTAAATTTGACGGGTCTCCATTAAGATGGGTAtacaaaaacgtccgtaaacctagtgt harbors:
- the LOC143220910 gene encoding apolipoprotein D-like; translation: MRTVSSLIFLLGCFALSRAHTYHMGACPIVEPMQGFQMNKFLGVWYVIQKTSTASKCITYNYTRGEEPGEYIIAQDSDHPILGLTPLKHEYHYIGELSVPEPSTAARMEVRFPLSVARSASHVVFSTDYNNYAGIFTCQKLTFAHRQSATILSRHRTLDKSYVDLLRQKLTDFGVDPFDLSIISQSGCPRGNNTLDITVDPNTFSTENIGNVVSKAAEKIGDAVQWVANTGSKVYHKIAGSEEENSSKPEENTRAAITDYDTNEVVWIP